The Vespa velutina chromosome 4, iVesVel2.1, whole genome shotgun sequence genome has a window encoding:
- the LOC124948651 gene encoding uncharacterized protein LOC124948651 isoform X1 → MNCVMKIDERERQASTMSLKKEETSLTVSITEPCSEMKTITDSKSPQIRIVRGTKKFKVDNTDCTNCNEKKDFKEDDNAETKVKSLKRSCELWSMEDKSAFFKALKEYGKDFDALQNFFQTQGKRKGLSDPMIKNKEQIRHFYYRTWLKISKHLKFSEDVKKTSQELYGLINYGELRRKLPRTHERVNLKLNELIYWGSTQVRLQGKTMRIKTPICKALRKLNQLEDWQEDIKLPPRVTVELRPRNNMAWWRVQASSMNPRVRTLLPIQRRLSSLLIFLQQRWQPPKYKTYINTENVNIEDLKDTRLLRLAPPEGCKIALPMVNLGEYLTSNSVSLNSYERRLGLKSSRTELLGAVQYLKGVNKKGIKRYRLDKRCLERTTSDQCAPNDNNSDVDLNDTTGSVYDKSAVLNNEKKSPMEQAIELHRYPGRETVDRIRRGWNIEETNTMTMGDLFLMFGRESKITLEYWWDSQPWREHTTETSLGDHSLCLALQKLLSLAKHNYGTNKVYDNASGSNETVISSRVLSSKESAFRRPLIPQTYHKIGAPDAFKTQLDKFKTRFCKRGRTVRQKSLIVQRLLPITPSGNVQSENVIFSDTPMTSQSNNTSNINNNNNNNNPLVDGSVIQDDKISEVEDQRNKNFLPMDGIEPESNPKPTNSIITSATQILKEGEWLNSEVADFSLSSFLGQLESPLKGSQRSQVGGHTVEDVRPSSDVVSHMQCLMAENSVDYMAKFANLASQIADDEHKAQIL, encoded by the exons ATGAATTGCgtcatgaaaatcgacgaacgTGAACGTCAAGCAAGTACAAtgagtttaaaaaaagaagaaacatctTTGACAGTGTCAATAACAGAACCATGTTCTGAAATGAAAACTATTACGGACTCCAAAAGTCCACAAATTCGTATTGTTCGTGGTACTAAGAAATTTAAAGTAGATAATACTGACTGTACTAAttgtaacgaaaaaaaag ATTTCAAGGAAGATGACAATGcagaaacaaaagtaaaatctTTAAAGCGATCTTGTGAATTGTGGTCGATGGAGGATAAAAGTGCTTTTTTTAAAGCTCTCAAAGAATATGGCAAGGATTTTGATGCTCttcagaatttttttcaaactcaaggaaagagaaaaggccTTTCTGACCCTAtgattaaaaacaaagaacaaataaggcatttttattatcgaacatGGCTAAAAATATCAAAGCATCTGAAATTTTCAGAAG ATGTAAAAAAAACCTCACAAGAATTATatggtttaattaattatggtGAATTAAGAAGAAAGTTGCCTCGTACACATGAGAgagttaatttaaaattaaatgaattgatTTATTGGGGATCTACACAAGTAAGACTTCAAGGAAAAACAATGAGGATAAAAACACCGATATGTAAAGCTTTAAGAAAATTGAACCAGTTGGAAg ATTGGCAGGAAGATATAAAGCTCCCGCCTAGGGTAACCGTAGAATTAAGGCCTCGCAATAATATGGCATGGTGGAGGGTTCAAGCTTCTTCGATGAATCCAAGGGTACGTACCCTTCTACCGATACAAAGACGTCTCTCTAGCTTGCTAATATTCTTGCAACAACGATGGCAGCCCCCGAAATACAAAACT TATATCAATACAGAGAACGTAAATATAGAAGATTTAAAAGATACTCGTCTGTTGCGTCTTGCACCGCCAGAAGGTTGCAAAATTGCTTTGCCTATGGTGAATCTAGGCGAGTATTTGACAAGCAATAGCGTTAGTTTGAACTCGTACGAAAGGCGTCTCGGATTGAAAAGTTCACGAACTGAGTTGTTGGGAGCAGTGCAATACTTGAAGGGTGTcaataagaaaggaataaaaagatatagattGGACAAAAGATGTTTAGAAAGGACAACGAGTGATCAGTGTGCACCAAACGATAACAATAGTGATGTTGATCTTAATGATACGACTGGGAGTGTATACGATAAATCTGCAGTTctaaataacgaaaagaaatctcCCATGGAACAGGCAATTGAATTACATAGATATCCAGGCAGGGAAACGGTTGATAGGATTCGTAGAGGTTGGAATATTGAGGAAACGAATACGATGACGATGGgtgatttatttcttatg TTTGGACGCGAGTCGAAGATAACTCTAGAATATTGGTGGGACTCACAGCCATGGAGAGAACACACAACGGAAACATCATTAGGAGACCATAGTCTCTGTTTGGCTTTACAGAAACTTTTGTCTTTAGCGAAACACAATTATGGAACGAACAAA gTCTACGATAATGCGTCGGGAAGTAACGAGACTGTGATCTCGTCGCGTGTACTTTCGAGCAAAGAGTCGGCTTTTAGGAGACCGCTGATACCACAAACTTATCACAAAATCGGAGCACCTGATGCTTTTAAAACTCAACTAGAC AAATTCAAAACGCGTTTTTGTAAGAGAGGCAGAACAGTTAGACAAAAGAGTCTTATCGTTCAAAGGTTATTGCCGATAACGCCTAGTGGCAACGTTCAATCGGAAAATGTGATTTTCTCTGATACACCGATGACCAGTCAAAGTAATAATACtagtaatatcaataataataacaataataataatccattgGTGGACGGTAGCGTTATCCAGGATGACAAAATATCAGAGGTGGAAGaccaaagaaataagaatttctTACCGATGGATGGCATCGAACCGGAGTCCAATCCGAAACCAACGAATTCTATTATAACCAGTGCTACGCAAATACTTAAAGAAGGTGAATGGTTGAATAGCGAG GTCGCTGATTTCTCGTTAAGCAGCTTTCTAGGACAGCTAGAATCGCCGTTAAAAGGCTCTCAAAGAAGTCAAGTTGGAGGACATACCGTTGAGGACGTTCGACCCTCTTCAGAC GTTGTATCGCACATGCAATGTCTGATGGCCGAAAACAGCGTGGATTACATGGCCAAATTCGCAAATCTTGCATCACAAATCGCGGATGACGAGCATAAAGCGCAAATATTGTAA
- the LOC124948651 gene encoding protein cramped isoform X2, whose product MNCVMKIDERERQASTMSLKKEETSLTVSITEPCSEMKTITDSKSPQIRIVRGTKKFKVDNTDCTNCNEKKDFKEDDNAETKVKSLKRSCELWSMEDKSAFFKALKEYGKDFDALQNFFQTQGKRKGLSDPMIKNKEQIRHFYYRTWLKISKHLKFSEDVKKTSQELYGLINYGELRRKLPRTHERVNLKLNELIYWGSTQVRLQGKTMRIKTPICKALRKLNQLEDWQEDIKLPPRVTVELRPRNNMAWWRVQASSMNPRVRTLLPIQRRLSSLLIFLQQRWQPPKYKTYINTENVNIEDLKDTRLLRLAPPEGCKIALPMVNLGEYLTSNSVSLNSYERRLGLKSSRTELLGAVQYLKGVNKKGIKRYRLDKRCLERTTSDQCAPNDNNSDVDLNDTTGSVYDKSAVLNNEKKSPMEQAIELHRYPGRETVDRIRRGWNIEETNTMTMGDLFLMFGRESKITLEYWWDSQPWREHTTETSLGDHSLCLALQKLLSLAKHNYGTNKVYDNASGSNETVISSRVLSSKESAFRRPLIPQTYHKIGAPDAFKTQLDKFKTRFCKRGRTVRQKSLIVQRLLPITPSGNVQSENVIFSDTPMTSQTLSRMTKYQRWKTKEIRISYRWMASNRSPIRNQRILL is encoded by the exons ATGAATTGCgtcatgaaaatcgacgaacgTGAACGTCAAGCAAGTACAAtgagtttaaaaaaagaagaaacatctTTGACAGTGTCAATAACAGAACCATGTTCTGAAATGAAAACTATTACGGACTCCAAAAGTCCACAAATTCGTATTGTTCGTGGTACTAAGAAATTTAAAGTAGATAATACTGACTGTACTAAttgtaacgaaaaaaaag ATTTCAAGGAAGATGACAATGcagaaacaaaagtaaaatctTTAAAGCGATCTTGTGAATTGTGGTCGATGGAGGATAAAAGTGCTTTTTTTAAAGCTCTCAAAGAATATGGCAAGGATTTTGATGCTCttcagaatttttttcaaactcaaggaaagagaaaaggccTTTCTGACCCTAtgattaaaaacaaagaacaaataaggcatttttattatcgaacatGGCTAAAAATATCAAAGCATCTGAAATTTTCAGAAG ATGTAAAAAAAACCTCACAAGAATTATatggtttaattaattatggtGAATTAAGAAGAAAGTTGCCTCGTACACATGAGAgagttaatttaaaattaaatgaattgatTTATTGGGGATCTACACAAGTAAGACTTCAAGGAAAAACAATGAGGATAAAAACACCGATATGTAAAGCTTTAAGAAAATTGAACCAGTTGGAAg ATTGGCAGGAAGATATAAAGCTCCCGCCTAGGGTAACCGTAGAATTAAGGCCTCGCAATAATATGGCATGGTGGAGGGTTCAAGCTTCTTCGATGAATCCAAGGGTACGTACCCTTCTACCGATACAAAGACGTCTCTCTAGCTTGCTAATATTCTTGCAACAACGATGGCAGCCCCCGAAATACAAAACT TATATCAATACAGAGAACGTAAATATAGAAGATTTAAAAGATACTCGTCTGTTGCGTCTTGCACCGCCAGAAGGTTGCAAAATTGCTTTGCCTATGGTGAATCTAGGCGAGTATTTGACAAGCAATAGCGTTAGTTTGAACTCGTACGAAAGGCGTCTCGGATTGAAAAGTTCACGAACTGAGTTGTTGGGAGCAGTGCAATACTTGAAGGGTGTcaataagaaaggaataaaaagatatagattGGACAAAAGATGTTTAGAAAGGACAACGAGTGATCAGTGTGCACCAAACGATAACAATAGTGATGTTGATCTTAATGATACGACTGGGAGTGTATACGATAAATCTGCAGTTctaaataacgaaaagaaatctcCCATGGAACAGGCAATTGAATTACATAGATATCCAGGCAGGGAAACGGTTGATAGGATTCGTAGAGGTTGGAATATTGAGGAAACGAATACGATGACGATGGgtgatttatttcttatg TTTGGACGCGAGTCGAAGATAACTCTAGAATATTGGTGGGACTCACAGCCATGGAGAGAACACACAACGGAAACATCATTAGGAGACCATAGTCTCTGTTTGGCTTTACAGAAACTTTTGTCTTTAGCGAAACACAATTATGGAACGAACAAA gTCTACGATAATGCGTCGGGAAGTAACGAGACTGTGATCTCGTCGCGTGTACTTTCGAGCAAAGAGTCGGCTTTTAGGAGACCGCTGATACCACAAACTTATCACAAAATCGGAGCACCTGATGCTTTTAAAACTCAACTAGAC AAATTCAAAACGCGTTTTTGTAAGAGAGGCAGAACAGTTAGACAAAAGAGTCTTATCGTTCAAAGGTTATTGCCGATAACGCCTAGTGGCAACGTTCAATCGGAAAATGTGATTTTCTCTGATACACCGATGACCAGTCAAA CGTTATCCAGGATGACAAAATATCAGAGGTGGAAGaccaaagaaataagaatttctTACCGATGGATGGCATCGAACCGGAGTCCAATCCGAAACCAACGAATTCTATTATAA